A single region of the Desulfovermiculus halophilus DSM 18834 genome encodes:
- a CDS encoding DMT family transporter produces the protein MVSFDTLVTRGGSKVNYADTSRERTIGLLIVISGVTAISFDALLIRLAQTTAWNVIFWRGIFTFLSLALVLVCTKGKKAFAPFQQVPKTAWTSAFLFGTGGIFFVTSVAFTSVANTVVIISSAPLFAALFTRLFRIELIPLRTWMAIVLAFCGVILVFAGSLGHGALLGDFIAVLTACNAGGNLTLLRRSPDLDRMGLVSVGGIVMAACVLPWAHPLQVSAQGFVYLMIMGLVQMPLALYLIAQSTRYLPSPEVSLFIIVETLLSPLWVWIVLGEVPPMMTYVGGTLIVVTLIGHSWMGMREIRRLRRVAAAEVQV, from the coding sequence ATGGTCAGCTTCGACACGCTGGTGACCCGGGGAGGATCGAAAGTGAACTATGCGGACACAAGCAGAGAGCGGACAATAGGGCTGCTTATCGTCATATCCGGGGTGACGGCCATCAGCTTTGACGCCCTGCTTATTCGCCTTGCGCAGACTACGGCCTGGAATGTGATATTCTGGCGGGGGATCTTTACTTTCCTGTCCCTGGCTCTGGTGCTGGTCTGCACCAAGGGGAAAAAGGCCTTTGCCCCTTTCCAGCAGGTCCCGAAGACAGCGTGGACCTCTGCGTTTCTGTTCGGAACCGGGGGGATATTTTTTGTCACCTCAGTCGCGTTCACCTCAGTGGCCAATACCGTGGTCATCATCAGCAGTGCCCCTTTATTCGCAGCCTTGTTCACCCGTCTGTTCCGCATCGAGCTCATCCCCCTGCGGACATGGATGGCCATTGTTCTGGCTTTCTGCGGCGTGATCCTGGTTTTTGCCGGATCGTTGGGGCACGGGGCGCTGCTCGGAGACTTCATTGCTGTTTTGACCGCCTGCAATGCCGGGGGCAATCTGACCCTTCTGCGGCGGAGTCCGGATCTGGACCGGATGGGCCTGGTCAGCGTGGGCGGGATTGTCATGGCCGCATGCGTTCTGCCCTGGGCTCACCCCCTGCAGGTCAGTGCCCAGGGGTTTGTCTATCTGATGATTATGGGGCTGGTTCAGATGCCCCTGGCCCTGTACCTCATCGCCCAAAGCACCAGATATCTGCCCTCGCCTGAGGTCAGCCTGTTCATTATTGTGGAGACCCTTCTGTCCCCTCTATGGGTCTGGATTGTCCTGGGTGAAGTCCCGCCGATGATGACCTATGTCGGCGGAACCCTGATTGTGGTGACCCTGATCGGTCATTCCTGGATGGGGATGCGGGAGATCAGGCGGCTGCGGCGGGTGGCAGCCGCCGAGGTGCAAGTCTGA
- a CDS encoding universal stress protein yields MHKHILLTISDDPSHLYGIKFVNEFFKNKDAVRFTLFFIAPRSGRDAEFELDQQEAEACDLALETARQRLIMGGFEEENLLCKIKKRSLSKVKDIIHEANKGLYDAVILGRRGVSRLEELINDSVSMRVLEQERKSPLWLCREPEPGRRNVLLCVDGSEPALQIADHVGFMLRNEDSHSITLFHASPQGHKGDTILERAREELINNGIAPERIHAKNAAGTKADQLILQEAEAGGYAVVAAGYAEKPKDGLFRLGSTSKKLAYNLKNAVLWLT; encoded by the coding sequence ATGCACAAACATATTCTCTTGACCATCAGCGATGACCCCAGTCACTTGTACGGCATCAAGTTTGTCAACGAGTTCTTCAAAAACAAGGACGCTGTGCGCTTCACCCTGTTTTTTATTGCCCCCCGGAGCGGGCGGGACGCAGAGTTCGAGCTGGATCAGCAGGAGGCCGAAGCCTGTGACTTGGCCCTGGAGACAGCCAGACAGCGCCTGATCATGGGCGGCTTTGAAGAAGAAAATCTCTTGTGCAAGATCAAGAAACGGTCCCTGAGCAAGGTCAAGGATATTATTCATGAAGCGAACAAGGGGCTGTACGACGCAGTGATTTTGGGCCGACGGGGAGTCAGCCGGCTGGAAGAGCTGATCAACGACAGCGTCAGCATGCGGGTCCTGGAGCAGGAGCGCAAGTCACCGCTCTGGCTCTGCCGTGAACCTGAGCCCGGACGCCGGAACGTCCTTCTCTGCGTGGACGGCTCCGAACCGGCCCTGCAGATTGCCGATCATGTCGGATTCATGCTTCGAAACGAGGACTCCCACTCCATCACCCTGTTTCACGCCAGTCCGCAGGGGCACAAGGGCGACACCATCCTGGAACGGGCCAGGGAAGAATTGATCAACAACGGCATCGCTCCGGAGCGGATACATGCCAAGAATGCCGCCGGGACCAAGGCCGACCAGCTCATCCTTCAGGAGGCAGAAGCAGGAGGATATGCGGTTGTTGCTGCCGGATACGCGGAAAAGCCGAAAGACGGGCTCTTCCGTCTGGGCTCCACGAGCAAGAAGCTGGCCTACAACCTGAAGAATGCTGTCCTCTGGCTGACCTGA
- a CDS encoding PAS domain-containing protein, whose protein sequence is MVSTHDPQSLSQELLKEWHTLEKEFISQLFFNSPIGIYILQNGRFRFVNPEFQHITGYQEDELKGTLSLDIVHPEDRDMVRSKAVEMLKGHRSTPYLGRIVRKNGETRYILESVCSISYRGQRSTLGYFMDNTEQELIKEALRQSEEKFHKAFRSSPDWVVISTLDNGTYLEVNQAFLHTTGFTAREVIGRTSTELGIWVDPDERDELHQILGENGRVCNAEVRFRVKSGEVLHVLWSAEVIEYGGRQCLIAVARDITDRKLAEQEQMRREKLQGVLEMAGAACHEMNQPLQNIFFMLDDFLEAYPESQTGLQLKEQMKRIRIITGKLERITTYETKDYIQGTKIIDIDKASLQCPVDPGGDSSSPSHT, encoded by the coding sequence ATGGTTTCCACGCATGATCCCCAGAGCCTGAGCCAGGAACTGCTCAAGGAGTGGCATACCCTGGAAAAGGAATTCATATCCCAGCTGTTTTTCAACTCCCCCATCGGAATCTATATCCTCCAAAACGGCAGATTCCGCTTTGTAAACCCTGAGTTTCAACATATTACAGGATACCAGGAAGACGAACTCAAGGGCACCCTCTCCCTGGATATCGTTCACCCCGAAGACCGGGATATGGTCCGGAGCAAGGCGGTGGAGATGCTCAAGGGGCACAGGAGCACTCCCTACCTGGGACGCATCGTGCGCAAGAACGGCGAAACCCGATATATCCTGGAGTCGGTCTGCTCCATCAGCTATCGGGGACAAAGGTCCACTCTGGGCTACTTCATGGACAACACGGAACAGGAACTGATCAAGGAAGCTTTGCGCCAGTCGGAAGAAAAGTTTCACAAGGCCTTTCGATCCAGCCCGGACTGGGTGGTGATCAGCACCCTGGACAACGGGACCTACCTGGAAGTCAATCAGGCCTTTTTGCACACCACAGGGTTTACGGCCAGGGAAGTCATCGGCCGGACCTCAACTGAACTCGGGATCTGGGTCGATCCGGATGAGCGGGATGAGCTGCACCAGATCCTGGGCGAGAACGGCAGGGTGTGCAATGCAGAGGTCAGGTTCCGGGTCAAGTCCGGGGAGGTGCTGCACGTCCTGTGGTCCGCCGAGGTCATCGAATACGGTGGCCGGCAGTGCCTTATTGCCGTGGCCCGGGATATTACCGACCGCAAGCTGGCGGAACAGGAGCAGATGCGCAGGGAGAAGCTGCAGGGCGTCCTGGAGATGGCCGGAGCGGCCTGCCATGAGATGAATCAGCCCCTGCAGAACATCTTTTTCATGCTTGACGACTTTCTAGAAGCCTACCCGGAAAGTCAAACCGGTCTGCAGCTCAAGGAACAGATGAAGCGCATCCGAATCATTACCGGCAAGCTGGAACGGATCACCACTTATGAAACCAAGGACTACATCCAGGGAACCAAGATCATAGACATCGACAAGGCCTCCCTGCAGTGCCCGGTGGATCCGGGAGGAGACAGCTCCTCCCCTTCGCACACATAA